TTGTCTGTAGTTGCTATTACATGAgagattaaattaaattaaagcttttttttcttgaattgtGATATTGACACTCAGTTATTATATCTAAAATTATATGGGGACGTTCTACTGTAGTAGATAAAACTATGCCTACATCAGTTATGgttttaattacaataattaatagtaaatttaaataaaagataaacttATCTATCTAATTATttcttaaagaaaaagaagaaatttaatTCTCCAATTTTCACTGGTATAATATCACAATTccatatataaaataacaaaatttacaaatataataatgtaattgcaaacaatcaaaataaattatttacatatGCAATACTTTCGAATATATTTAATTCACTACatataatcaaaaaaattattctatatcTACTGTACTTTTTATTACTATCACTGTAATAATACATGTGTCTAGCTCCACACTTATATTCGTAACTACTTCTAATGAGtcacacaaaaacaaaaaacaaaaaaaaccaaatgTATATAACTGACCTGGATGGTCCACGGTGACGTGGTGGACTAGATTCAAGAAATAGTTTCTCAGGTGGGTCCCGTGTTAGATCGAACGGTGGAGAGCCACGCAGCAGGTGAGATGGGGTGTGCGCCCGTTGGACGATATCGTGTCGCGCGTGGTGTCGGGGGAATATGGGGCGAGGACTAGGAGTGAAACAAGGCGATATAAAAAGAAGGGGGACAGGGACAGGACGAACCCCAGTAATGcgcctccctttctctctctctctctcgatcttgGGCCACCTCCACAGTAGagatcgaagagagagagagagagagagagagagagaggtgtcgCTCTCTCTGCTTCGTCCCTCACGAGAACCCCGCCATTGCCGCCTCTGAGGAGCCCGGATTCCTCCTTCCCTGTTgatcggatcggatcggagAGCTCGAACTCTTCTCTTCTCTAGTTCTCCTAGGCGGGGAAGAAGACGCGGATCGGCTCCGCACTCGCTCGATCGCTTTCGAATGAGGTAGAAATCGTCGTTTTTGGTCTCGCATTGACGTGTTTTCTTGGTTATTTTCTTAAATGGATCAGAAAATCTTCGGTCGATCGCTCTTTCGAGTGGTCCGTGAGCTAATTTTGCTGAAGAATTCGGTTATTTTGATGTTGTAATGAGCTAATTTTGGTTAAATCTGTTGCAGGATCGGGACGAAGGTGGATGCGGATGGTTGAAGATAACGCCAGATAAGGTGATTTGGTGGTTTTCTTTAAAAGATGTTTCTTGTGTTGATGGTATACTAGTTTTAGTCACATTTTTGGGCAAATGCAGGAGAAATTTGAAGAGAATGACGATTACTGTGTCATCTACCTGAAGCTTTGGGCTTCGATCAACTTCGTCTAGTAAGTTACTGGTAAGAGAGATAAACTTTCTGGTGTATTCTGAGCTGGTAATGGACTGATTCAGCAACAGCATGAAAGAACATTTAACATGATTTGCGAGATTATTTATGTGCAAGATTTATCCTAATTTGTGATATTATGTATTCTTTTAATCTGCTCAAAATAAGAATTATAGATACATAAAATGTGGCTCGTTAAAACTGATGTTATGTGTAGCCACCAGCTCACGAGTTGATATTGCTTCTGCAGAATTCATAATCACTGAAAAGATCTGTTATATGTCCTGTTAAAGAAGAAAGTAGGTTGGAGATCTGATGATAAAAGGTACATTTGAGACGGGTCACTCTAATTAGTTCATTTATGTTTTAGCAAACCAAATTCATTCTTGATATGAAATGATATTTGTATGTCATACATGTTATGTTTACAATTAACAATGGTTTGTTTTTTGACAGGTtagagaattattttttattagaaaatgaaTGGGAACAGGCCGATGGAGGTTCATTATATAAACACCGGATTTCCTTACAGTGTCACTGAAAGCTTTATGGATCTGTTTGAAGGCCTTACATATGCTCAGGCCGATGTTGCTCTCGCAGAAGCTTTGCAGGATCAGGTAGCTAAAAGATCAGCACATTGATCTTGTTCATCTCATTaaggaatttgaatttttactacTTTTAACTATCAAATCATGTTAGACATCTATTTTCTCGTTGATACAACATTTCCTAGCTGACTAGCTTTATAGCTTTTGGAGATGGTGAGTGccttaataataatacaaaactTTTAGGTCCTGGGTCTTTCTTTGGACTCATTGTTTGATcttttattagttattaatgAAAGAttctttgaaaataaataattttgattacttGTAAATCGATTTGATATGCTAGCTGTATAACACTCCCCCAATGAGTAGGAAGGTTCACAAGGGCCTTCTAATATGAAGACTAGTTTTATAACGTAGAAACTGTGTTTTTATGCTGCTCTTTGGTCTGCTAATGCTAATATTTTGTCAAGTAAGGCCATTAGAACATTCTCCCAATgcagaaaaatatttaatttcttcACTGGAATGAATAATTCTTGCTTTAGTTGTAGTCATGCTTTGATTCTTTGTTTTTAACAGTATCATGAAATCTAGTAGCTGGTAACTCAAAACGTATCAAACCCTGGATTAATGTGCTGAGAAATTTGTTTTCCCTGTTATTATCACCTTCAAAATATGCTTTTCACAATCTTTAGATGACTAAATGCTAATAGATGTTTATTTTGGTGATCCATATGTTCTGTTGTTTATAACCAGGGCAATCCATACTGGCCAATGATGCACGCTGGTTCATACAAATATAGTTTTACTCCCTCAGGAAGTAGTTCTTATTATAGTTTTAGCCATTTGTACGACATACATGATTACATACATAGATCTGATGGAGGAAGGAGGGTGTGGGACAACCCTGCAGCTTTAAGCACTGTAGATGCTCCGCAGGTAGTTGTGCATAGTGGTGAAGGTCCTAATAATAGTACGACCTCTCGCACTGAAGAATGTAAGTTTGTCCtactattcttttattattactaattacAACATCTTATGTGCTTCGTAGAAACTCAAGTTAAAACTTGGATGGAGTTTGAGAATAGTCGTTCTTTCTAAAGCACTGTCTATCATACTCATTTATGAAGGCATTTAGGTATTGCATGTACTTAAGTGTCAAACAATAGACCTTACAGTTACATTATGGCTATAAATGATGCTTGATAATGTATTTTGACCAATTTAATAAACTTGCTTGACTTGAATAGGTTGTTGgagatttttttccttttatgatTTGTTGTTGGATTCTGTCTTGGCATTCAATTCTATTTTACTATTTCATAAGTAGGGTCATTTGAGTTTTCAACCAGCCATCTGAAAGTTGTTAGATTATATTTATGTTACTATTTCAAGCAATTGTAGATGGAATTGACTTATCAATAGTGGGCTGCCTACCCTATAGGATAAACGTCTGAATTTGTCATAAATATTCTAACTTTGAGATATGGAAAACAAAAGGATGCtaatcaagaatttaagtgcccatcaaCATGGGCCATATCCACCATGCTGTattgtgccaacaagatattggTATGATACAGCCTCTGTACCAATGGCATaactcaaaactctcttttctttgaattagtgagtaattttctcaataaagttcaaaggaattgataaagatacataataagcaattagaatattttattgctaaagaaaataaatatttcatgctattatgtttAGGCATATATGTCCTTTTTATGACCTGCATGCATCGGCACGGCCCAACATGCATCGTGTCATATCGTGCCAGTAAGTTTTCGGCTCGAtaccgtgccacgacacttaaatccttcaTGCTAATCCAAATTCAGCATCAAATTGAGAGATCAGTCTCTATTATGGTCGTGAAATAATATGTGCCCAACATCCACTATTGCAATATATGGCACATTTGGAGTTGTCAGAACTACATGGTTCAACTAGGTAATATGCCAGTGCAAGCGTGCATATATCGAAAAGTACTCAAACAAGCAAGATAGGCATATTTCACTAGACCATTGTGGGTAGATcttactaaatttaatattacTTCCAATTCTGTAGATTTAGTTATCTAGACTCAACCAATTTGTATGATGACAAACTAATttgatcaaataatttaaaaggtTAATTGGGCTGCTTAATCAAGTTAACAGATTGGTTGTCAGTTGACTCAGTTCAGTTAAGTCTAGCTTAGACAACTTAATGAGTTGATTATGTCAGATAACTGGATCGAATTTGTATAAAATGGAAGAATACGACAGGTCAATTTGTTTAGATCCAATAAAATCAAACCTAGATCGGTTTTGGCTCACTAAAATGTACTCAGGCTTAGACTAAGTGAATAGGTTTAGGCTAGCTGGAACCTTTATATCAACTCGAAATTTTTTCCTATTGTTAAGCAGAGATGGCTTAAGGATTTCAATGAATTGGTTTACTTAATATTGACTCATTGACTGGATCAAGATAGCTAGATTATATCCAGTTATCCAATCAAATAGAACCCAGCTAATCTATCCAGTATGTACATGCTCTGTTCTCTGTTTAATCACCCCAAACAAATGTTGTTACGTCATTGACTCCTTCCCACTATCTGTTGGCAGCTTGCTAACATGGTATTGGGCTCCTACATCCTTGTGTCTGCATGTGAAGTTATGCCAAGTTATGCATGCACCATCTGTGTCTCTCTGTGCTGCAGATGTCCTGCTCAGTGCTGCCATATGCCTCCAAACAAGAGGCTTCTATGCTGCAGCTGCATTCTGCTTTTTGGCAAGTGCATGCCATGGCAAGTAAATCTTCAGCTATCAACGTAATCGATTTTGCCATCTTCATCTGTCTCTATCACTCAACTCCTTATACCCACTTTTCCTGGTATCTATATTGCCTTTATAAGTGACGGAAGTAAAGAGTCCTTGCTAGATCTCTCTTTTGAATGATTAGTATGGAAAGACTAAGATGTTGGGCTACAAACGATGAGGCCAAGTATTTCACAGGCAAAGTTGATGTTGAAGTGGCCAATTTCCTAACAGCTGTACGTTGGTGAGGAAATGATTAGATAATGTACCATTCAATGCAAGATAAAATAACCTTTTATTATGTGGGATTAGATTGGGGCCAATTTTCTTTATAAAGTGGGCATGCTTGCCTTTTGCAGTAGCAGATTTGAACTCCCTGTTAATATAAATCTTGGTGCTGCTACCTGTCTACTTACTGGAACGAGGGAGTTACTCCCTTCCTAGATTTCTTTCGCAGAGTCTATTTCTTTGTggtattaaatttgataagCTAACTTCATAGGAAAAGGATTATTACCATTTAGCAGAATCACAAAACCATTCTATTATTTCTCTTTGAAAAGGAAAATTCAAGTATTTTACACATCTTGTGATGCAAGAAAGAAACAAGCAAGTAGGCATACATTGTTCCCTTGTTCCTTCATAGTTGCTTATTTCTTCTTCCTGATGAGTGATGATTTATTTTGGTAGCTTTTGATAGTTATTTGACTATCCATACTCTATTAAAATGACTTTCCATACTCTATTAAAGTGAAATATGCGttgttcatttatttttcttacttgCAGGCATTAGAGTACCCCAAAATACAACGAGTTCTCAGGTGTGTGGATCTCTCAAAAGTACATCCTGATTATAATTATCAATGCTTGCGCATTATCTAATGAGATTATATAGCTACTTTTTAAATTCTAGATTGCTTAAACTGAAGTCTATGCTTCTTCTTGCCATTATTGAACTCTTTTGTACTAAATAATGATACTTTACTTTCTTAAATTGTTAATAATATGCAATTTCTACATAGCTCTTATGTGTCTGTTGGTTCTaaaccaaggattaaagtgctgCGGTATGGAGGTATGCCGTTGTTTTTCTAGCACAATACGGCACAGGAACGCTTCCGTACCAATACATGGCACACATGCGTGCCGATGagtacgcatgacctcctaatGGCACACTTTAGGATGGgttaattttagtatttttggTCCTAATCAGCTcaaataatgttattttgtaAGGTTTAGTCAAATAGTTATAAATATTGACTATATATAGGTTATTATACTCACCAATTAAATAGTGGTaagcttttttatatataaagtacagCTATGTCATATAgagaatcaaaattaaaacataataataaaatttacaagtacaataattatataaatttacatctttacaaaGAGATGGCTGTTTAATTCCAAATAGATTGTCGCTGTGGATTGTAAAAATTTGTTAGTTCTAtccataaaaatttagtaataaattatatgacaaataaattaaataaattaagtatcaattgatttaatttagcttttagttttatcaatatttttaattttctaactctaaaaatagaattttatgttAGATGTGCCTCGAAATTTagttattgagttcgattttgtgcCGCCGAAAGCTtccggtgcgacaaattttggaAAACAATTTGTGAATAAAAAGTGGATGTCTATATGGGGGGCTCTGCCCCCTGCAGTATGGATCTggatctgaaaattaaaaatttgaccatataataattaaatgaagatctatttttaactttttgtaaACTATATACTAAAAAATtgcctaattttatatttcttcaaaaaatGAGCTTTACaaattagaaatattcaaaatgtataacaaaaatttaaattataactcTTGTACTTAATAAGTAGATTTTCGATTTGCAATTTCTTTGCCTCTTTTTTAAGCAACGGAAGGAAAGATAACACAAAAGTCCaccgaaagaaaaagaaaaactacccACGGTGTGAGACtaagatagtcctatatataatatataatagggctaagaCTCTTAACCCAGCTTAAGCATTTTTGATAAtggttaggcccaagaggttaagagagttaagcgtattAGGACGGCAGTTGTCCTAGGATAGAAGaccccctggaaagttggggtgtcacacaGGCATCACTGTTGGGAGATGATGTCACAAATTAGAGGTAGTCTCTTTTGAACTTGAAAGCTGTGAAGTTACAGAGaaagtgaaaacaaaaaaaaaatccaaaagcaGGTTAATTTGTAGTTATGGTTAACCAGTTGATGATAAGCGATTGACTGAGTGGAACTTAGTTTGTTTGTAGTCTGTACCATACAACAGGGTAGGCATAGACATGGCAGCTTTGACTAAGCCAGTACAATTGTCTGGTTTTCCAGTGCAACCATTGGGTTCAACAGGCTTAAGCAGTTTATTAACCAATAGTGGGTTTGTGGGTGGATCATTATATCGATTTGATCATATGACCTTTTCATAGTTCAGCAGACATTATTAGTGAGGtttcttttttatgattttgtttTGTCTTTTACATGCTTATCTGtatttttatcccttttttttttttcaaattgcaTTTGGAGAGAGTATTGGGCTGCACAAATCTGTATTCTTGTCTATAATTTGACATATACATGTACCAAAATAATATATCTTATAGAACCTTCGATTTTCATGCAGGTTATCTGGCAAGACAACATTGATCCTGATAATATGACCTACGAGGTTTTAAAACTAAACATTTCCTTGTACAATACCTTCTGTATGCCTTTTTTTGATGTATCATtctagtgatatatatatatatatatatatatatatatatatatatatagagagagagagagagcagagagagaggagagagagatccggctgctatgctatcgattaGCAccccaagcacttggtgctatcaagttttatgccattagattaacccctttgatatttctatccgttagattatactattcaacaatcAACCATTCAACcttaggggcccacatcatcctaaccgcacatttctcatccaagggctaaaaaactaatagcaccaacaacttggtgctattaatagtataccagcctagttctatatataatatatataatatatatatatatatatatatggactacGCTATAgtaaggttttaagtgccgtCGCACGGGTCGTATCCACCGTGCTGtacgtgccaacaagataccgcaGCGATACAGATCCCGTCGATGGCATagctcaaaatcctctattctttaaattaagtagtaatttcctcaataaagttcaaaagatgtgataaaaaggtataataaatagttagaatattttgttgctaaaagaaataaatatttcatgctattacgTGCGGCAACCACAAATTTTTTTGACGGCGGACCTTGCACGGCTCGCACGCACCGGCAGtacgtgccggcaagtttccagtacgatcccgtgccacggcacttaaatcctggGCTATAGTGCTacaatagcaccaagtacttggtgttaccaagttttccgcTATAGATCTACTCCTTTGGCCATTTCCACCCTTAGATTATAACTATTTCACCAACACTCACTAAActttaggggaccactatcatcctaactgcacatccttaATCCAAGGCCAAAACCTAAttgcaccaatgacttggtgctattaatagtatagtagcctaattcctctctctctctctctctctctctatatataatatatatatatatatatatatatatatatatatatataggctagggctactatactcttatgagtaggcctcttttgtactcataagttttcgccATTGGATGAACAGATGTACGGTCAGGATGATAGTGTCCCAGTTTCggttaatagtggtcccctagggttgatggggggttggttgagtagtatgatctaacgggtagaaatgatcaaagtagatctaatggtaaaaaatttatgagtacaaaatgactatactcataagagtatatagccgactttattatatatatatatatatatatatatatatatatatatatatatatgtgtgactTAAGAGGTAGCAGAAATTAGTAGATAACTACCAATCTTGCCATGGAAAAATTGAAAAGTGGATTTCTACTTACCAGATCCTAATATTCATTGGAATCGACATCTTGTCATTCAGTGGTAACTGGATTAGCTGAACTACATTATAGGAGTTATTTTTGCTCTGACATGTAAATGAGCAcattaaaaagtttgaaaattttaaggATATGAAGCTCATCAAGTACATCAAACTCTCCCAACCTTAAGATTCATTTCGTCCTTGCATTCCAATCATTGCAAAGAAATAGTGGTAATTTTTTGTCAGATACTtgccatattttatatttttgtcaaATTTTACAAACATTATATGACCATTCGATCCTATCGATAGTTAAATTCCCTTCATGTCAAGGACCAATATGAAGCTTATTTTCTCCTTTGCCGACCACCATGGGTTTCTATAATTCACAGACTAAACACAGAAGTAAGTCTCTTGAAGTCAGTCTATGTTTCTTGAAGTCTGACTCTATACATATTTATTGTTTTCTGAATAAcctaattagatttttttttgctaatacaaaaatttatatgattGTTCTCTCTGCAATGTACCTCCTAATGCATTTGATCTAACTGCTTTTTGTTGTCTAATCACCTTACTCACAATGCACCAAAATAGTCAGTTGATTTGACTTCCAAGAAACTATTATTATACCTTCTGTTATTAATATGGTTTGCATGTCAAACATCAGAGGAACAGACTAACAGTAAAGATGCAAGGGAGAGACTTAGGTTTCTCATGGACCGACACTTTCCGTATAGTTTATAATGTCTTTAACATTGCATGAAGTGATGCACGTTGTTTGTGAACCAAGGAACAATACTCTCACTTAACCCACTATTTGAAGTAGAATAGTTTTTAGGTAAGAATGTATggaacttacctgaactatgacCTAATTTAATCCAACTatctaacatttaaatttttttatttactaactAACCTTTTAATTCATTTTGAAGTAAGCCGTTTAATGGCTCTTGCacattgaaatttgaatgtatCATTTACTTTTACGGGCTTCTTTGGCATGTTTTACATAATTCATGTGACTACAATTCCCTAAACTTAGGTAATGGGACTAAATTTTGTAGTGGAAGAACTATCAGatgcttaaatcaaataaatcaagGTTGGgtaccaaaatcaaaattttaaaaggtggTTGAATCAAAACGGACCAAAAGTTCAggtatacatttttacctagttTTTATATCAACATCAAGAAATCCAGCTATTCAAAAAAGGTTAGTTTTTACCTCTTAAAATAAAGACAAGTCAGTTGTTAAGTTGTATGCTTCTAAGTTGTCTTTTTTACTGCTTGGAGCCTTGTTGATCCCCTAGAACTGATATTTGTCAACAGGAATTGCTGGATTTGGGTGAGGCAGTTGGGAGTCAAAGCCGTGGTCTTTCTCAAGAACGTATTTCTATGCTTCCAGTCTCAAAGTACAAGTGCAGCTTattttcaaggaaaaaaaaCCGTCGTGAGAGGTGAAGTCCTATTCCAATTTCATCAGCAAGtttgtattcttttttatttgttctatacTCTTAACTAC
Above is a genomic segment from Ananas comosus cultivar F153 linkage group 15, ASM154086v1, whole genome shotgun sequence containing:
- the LOC109721765 gene encoding E3 ubiquitin ligase BIG BROTHER-like isoform X1, which codes for MNGNRPMEVHYINTGFPYSVTESFMDLFEGLTYAQADVALAEALQDQGNPYWPMMHAGSYKYSFTPSGSSSYYSFSHLYDIHDYIHRSDGGRRVWDNPAALSTVDAPQVVVHSGEGPNNSTTSRTEECIRVPQNTTSSQVIWQDNIDPDNMTYELNSLHVKDQYEAYFLLCRPPWVSIIHRLNTEELLDLGEAVGSQSRGLSQERISMLPVSKYKCSLFSRKKNRRERCVICQMEYKRGDRQMTLPCKHVYHAGCVARWLIINKACPVCFAEVVVEESQRQ
- the LOC109721765 gene encoding E3 ubiquitin ligase BIG BROTHER-like isoform X3 — protein: MNGNRPMEVHYINTGFPYSVTESFMDLFEGLTYAQADVALAEALQDQGNPYWPMMHAGSYKYSFTPSGSSSYYSFSHLYDIHDYIHRSDGGRRVWDNPAALSTVDAPQVVVHSGEGPNNSTTSRTEECIRVPQNTTSSQELLDLGEAVGSQSRGLSQERISMLPVSKYKCSLFSRKKNRRERCVICQMEYKRGDRQMTLPCKHVYHAGCVARWLIINKACPVCFAEVVVEESQRQ
- the LOC109721765 gene encoding E3 ubiquitin ligase BIG BROTHER-like isoform X2, with translation MNGNRPMEVHYINTGFPYSVTESFMDLFEGLTYAQADVALAEALQDQGNPYWPMMHAGSYKYSFTPSGSSSYYSFSHLYDIHDYIHRSDGGRRVWDNPAALSTVDAPQVVVHSGEGPNNSTTSRTEECIRVPQNTTSSQVIWQDNIDPDNMTYEELLDLGEAVGSQSRGLSQERISMLPVSKYKCSLFSRKKNRRERCVICQMEYKRGDRQMTLPCKHVYHAGCVARWLIINKACPVCFAEVVVEESQRQ